The genomic segment AGCGGCAACGCCTGGGTCGGCGACGTCGCGGTGCGGGTGCCGGTCTCGGCGAGATTCATCGGAAGTTCCTTAATGCGTCTTTTCGCAAACGGCGCCGCCATCGAGGGCGGCGCGAAGAATCAGTGCCGTCTCAGGCGATCGCCACGTCCGGGTCGCGCGCCTTGGTCAGGTAGCCGGTCACCGAGCGGGCGGGCACGAGATAGCGGGCGGCGACCGCGACGAGCCGGTCATGGGTGACCGCTTCGATCTCGACCGGCCAGCGGCGCACCTCCTCGACGGTCTCGCCGATGGCGAGCGCCGAGCCGTAGATGCGCGCGAGGGAACTCTGCGAATCGGAGGAATAGACCGTCTCGGCCATGAGCCGGATCTTGGCCCGCTCGATCGCCTCCGCGCCGAGCGCCTCGGGGACGCGGCGCAGCACGCGATCGATATGCTCTTCCAGGGCCTCCAGGGTCACGCCCTCGGCCGGCACGGCGTAGACGGCAAAGCGCGTGTCATCCATCGCCGAGCCCATGTACCAAGCGCCGGCATTCACCGCGACGCCCATCTCCAGCACCAGCTTGCGGTAGAGGAACGAGGTCGAGCCGCCGCCGACGACCTCGGCGAGCAGTTCGAGGGCATAGCCCTCGCCGTCGCGGGCGGTCATGCAGGAGGGGGTGAGGTAGAGGCGCTGCAGGGTCGGCTGCTCGACCTTCGGGTCGGCCACCGCGATCCGGCGCATCGCCCGCGGCTCAGGCTCGCGCGGGCGGGTGCGCAGCGGCCGCGCGCCCTGCGGCGTCACCCGGCCGTAGGTACCCTCGGCCAGACGCCGCACTTCGTCCGGCGTCACATCGCCGGCCACCACGAGGATCGCGTTCTCGGGGGTGTAGAAGCGCTTGTAATAGTCGATGGCGTGGGTGCGGTTCAGCTCCTCGATCTCGTGCATCCAGCCGATGATCGGGATGCCGTAGGGATGGTGCACGAACAGCGAGGCGGACATCGCCTCGGAGAGCTGCGCCGACGGATCGGTCTCGACCCGCATCCGGCGCTCCTCCAGCACCACGTCGCGCTCGGGCGCCACCACGGCGTCGTCGAGCACGAGGCCGCTCATCCGGTCGGCCTCGAAGGCCATCATCGTCGAGAGATGGTCGCGGGCGACGCGCTGGAAATAGGCGGTGTAGTCGTAGCTGGTGAAGGCGTTCTCTTGGCCACCGAGCGACGAGACCGCCTTCGAGAAGGCGCCGGCCGGGTGCCGCTCGGTGCCCTTGAACATCAGATGTTCGAGGAAGTGGGCGATGCCGGACTGGCCGATCGGATCATCGGCCGAGCCGTTGCGGTACCAGACCATGTGCGTGGCGACCGGCGCCCGGTGATCGGGCACCACCACCACGTCGAGCCCGTTGTCGAGCACGAAGGCGGAGACCTCCGGGCCGCCCGCCTCGGAGCGCCCGAACGGGGCGGCGTCCACACGGCCAGCGTGATTCAGGCCTCGCTGCGGTCCCACGGGCGCGAAGGCCTTCCGGTAGAGGTGCATCCCACTTTCCTTATGCGGGGGCTCTTCCGCCCTCCGCGCTTTCCGTCCCAAAGAATCCCGGCATTGTCCCGTGATCGGTCGCCGGTGGCAAATCCCATACCGCGCGGCGTGTCCGCGCGGTGACAGTCCCCCCGGGATGCCGGGCGCCTTCGCCGACCCGCCGAGATCGACGAAACCGGGCGGAGGTCCGCTCTCAGCGCCCGGACGAGTTTCTCATATAGGCACGCGGGTCGGCCTCTTCACGGTCGCTGATCGGACCACCCACAGGACCACCCTGCGGTTTGGCGACCTTGATCGGCGCCTTGCGATAGCCGGTGGGCGGATCGGTCAGCGTATCGCGGTCGGGCTCAACCAGCGACGGCTCGGTCTTGTCGGTCGTGCCCTTGAGCAGTTCGAACGGGTTGAGCCAGGTCGAATCGCGGGTGTCACCCTGGCCGGGGGCGTTCGCCGGCCCGGTGAGCGCCCCGGCGCCCGAGCGGCGGCCGGCCTCCATCTCGTAGACCGAGAGCGTCTCGTTGTTGTCGTTCATGCGGCCCTGCGCACCGCGCACGATCGGCTTCTTCGCCTCGATGGCGGCGCGCTCGCGCTGGACCACCTCCGGATCCTTCGGCCAGGCCGGATCGGCCTGGCGAGCCCGGGGCCGGGGCAGGCCGGCGGTCAGATCCTCCTTGCCGCCGAGCTTGGGCGGCATCGCCAGCGGTGCGCGCTCGCGATAGGTGATGGCGGGACGGTCCGGCTCAATCAGGCCGAGATTGCTCAGCGTGTCGCGCATGAATTCGCCCTCGGCGCGGGCCGCGCCCACGGCGAGGCCGGGCAGCAAGGCTGCGCCCAAAGCCGCTCTCAAAGCTAGAGGACGGATCGATCCGAAAGCCCGCGAGACGTTGCGCCGCCCGTTCATGCCGATTTCCCCAAGGCTACGGACCGGCCCCGCCCGCTTTTGATCCGGGACGGTCAGCCGGACATCACTTCATCGTGAAGCGCGTCGAGCCCACGCAAACCGAGGTGAGCCGGGTTTCAGGCGAAGGTATGGCACCTTGACGCGGCTGGGGCGCGCCTGAGCTCACGCTTGGGGACGGCCGCCGGTCCCGGCGACGTCCGTGCTCGGGGCGCGTGGGGCCGGCCGCAGGCTGTCGAGGATCAACCCGACGACGCCCGCGACGATGGCCGCATCCGCCACGTTGAACACGTACCAGGACCACGCTCCCGCGTGCAGGTGAACGAAGTCGAAAACCGCCCCGTAGGCCGCTCGATCGATGGCGTTGCCGAGCGCGCCGCCGACGATGAGGCCAAGCGCCACGGCGAGCAGCCGCGAGCCGGCGCGGCGCATCCACACCGACAGGCCGATCGCGGCGGCGAGCGAGACCGCGACGAGCAGCCAGCGCCCGAGCCCGCCCTCCTGCTGGAACAGACCGTAGGAGACACCCCGGTTCCAGACCACGACGAAGTCCGCGAACGGCGCCAGCCGCCAAGGCTGCGTCATCACGAGGTCGGTGCCGAAATAGAGCCAGAGCTTGGAGGCCTGATCGAGGACCAGCGTGGCCAGCAACGCGATCAGGCCGGAGCGGAAGGCGGTCACGCCGCCTCCGGATGGGCGGCGTCCCACTCCCGCAGGGCCCGCGCGTCGCGGGGCGTCACCTCGGGATAGTCGGGATCGCTGCCGACCTCCGGCGTGACCCGCCAGGAGCGGGCGCATTTGATGCCCTCGGCCCGCTCGGGCACCACGGCCACGCCCTTCACCTCGTCGAGACGGAAGGCGTCGGCCGGGCCCTCGCCGGCGCGCACCGTGATCGCCGAGGTGATGCAGGTATCGGCGAAGTCCACGCCGTCGAGCGCGCCGAGCAGATCGGAATCCGACACGTAGACCGTCGGCGCCGCCTCGAGGCTGGCGCCGATGCGCTTGGCCGCGCGCTCGACCTCGAGCGCGCCGGTAACGACGCGGCGGACCTTGCGGATCTTCTGCCAGCGGGCGGCGAGCCCGTCGTCGCGCCATTCAACGGGCGTCTCCGGCAGGGTCTGGAGATGCACCGAGCCGTCCTGCGACGGGTAGCGGTCGAGCCACGCCTCTTCCGCCGTAAAGGCGAGAACGGGCGCGAGCCAGATCACGACCCGGCGGAAGGCCTCGTCGATGACCTGAAGCGCGGCGCGGCGGGTCACCGAGGAGATCGGATCGCAGTAGAGCGCGTCCTTGCGCACGTCGAAGTAGAAGGCCGAGAGGTCGCCGGTCATGAAGCCGTTGAGCAGGGCCACGATCCGCTTGGTATCGAAGGCCGCGTAGGCGTCGCGGATCTCGCCGTCGAGCTGCGCCAGACGATGCAGGATAAAGCGCTCCAGCTCCGGCATCTCGGTGAACGGCACGTCGTCGCCGGGTACGCGGTGGGCGAGCGAGCCGAGCATCCAGCGGAGCGAGTTGCGCAGCTTGCGGTAGGTCTCGGCGAAGGTTTTGACGATCTCCGGGCCGATGCGCAGATCGTCGGAATAATCGGCCGCCGCGACCCAGAGGCGCAGGATGTCGGCGCCCGATTCCTTGATGACGTTCTGCGGCGCGACGACGTTGCCGCGCGACTTCGACATCTTCTCGCCCTTGGCGTCGAGAACGAAGCCGTGGGTGAGAACTACGTCGTAGGGCGCGTGCCCCCGCGTGCCGCAGGATTCGAGCAGCGAGGACTGGAACCAGCCGCGATGCTGGTCGGAGCCTTCGAGATACATCACCGTGTCGGGCCCGCCATCGACCGCGCGGCGGATGCCGGCCAGGCCGGGGAAGGCTTGCGCGTCGTCGAGCACGAAGGCGTGGGTCGAGCCGGAATCGAACCACACGTCGAGGACGTCGGTCACCTTCTCGTAGTTCGCCGGATCGTAATCAGGCGCGAGGAAGCGCTCGGTGGCGCTTTCCGCGAACCACGCATCCGCGCCTTCCTGCGCAAACGCCTCTGCGATGCGGGCGTTGACCCTCTCGTCGCGCAGCACCTTCCCGGTCTCGCGCTCGACGAAGACGGTGATCGGCACACCCCAGGCGCGCTGGCGCGAGACCACCCAATCGGGCCGGCCCGCGACCATGCCGTTGATGCGGTTCCTACCCTGCGGCGGCACCCACTGCGTCTG from the Methylorubrum extorquens genome contains:
- the pqqF gene encoding putative protease (Evidence 3 : Putative function from multiple computational evidences; Product type e : enzyme); translated protein: MHLYRKAFAPVGPQRGLNHAGRVDAAPFGRSEAGGPEVSAFVLDNGLDVVVVPDHRAPVATHMVWYRNGSADDPIGQSGIAHFLEHLMFKGTERHPAGAFSKAVSSLGGQENAFTSYDYTAYFQRVARDHLSTMMAFEADRMSGLVLDDAVVAPERDVVLEERRMRVETDPSAQLSEAMSASLFVHHPYGIPIIGWMHEIEELNRTHAIDYYKRFYTPENAILVVAGDVTPDEVRRLAEGTYGRVTPQGARPLRTRPREPEPRAMRRIAVADPKVEQPTLQRLYLTPSCMTARDGEGYALELLAEVVGGGSTSFLYRKLVLEMGVAVNAGAWYMGSAMDDTRFAVYAVPAEGVTLEALEEHIDRVLRRVPEALGAEAIERAKIRLMAETVYSSDSQSSLARIYGSALAIGETVEEVRRWPVEIEAVTHDRLVAVAARYLVPARSVTGYLTKARDPDVAIA
- a CDS encoding conserved protein of unknown function; putative exported protein (Evidence 4 : Unknown function but conserved in other organisms); amino-acid sequence: MNGRRNVSRAFGSIRPLALRAALGAALLPGLAVGAARAEGEFMRDTLSNLGLIEPDRPAITYRERAPLAMPPKLGGKEDLTAGLPRPRARQADPAWPKDPEVVQRERAAIEAKKPIVRGAQGRMNDNNETLSVYEMEAGRRSGAGALTGPANAPGQGDTRDSTWLNPFELLKGTTDKTEPSLVEPDRDTLTDPPTGYRKAPIKVAKPQGGPVGGPISDREEADPRAYMRNSSGR
- the lspA gene encoding Lipoprotein signal peptidase (Prolipoprotein signal peptidase) (Signal peptidase II) (SPase II) (Evidence 2b : Function from indirect experimental evidences (e.g. phenotypes); Product type e : enzyme), which gives rise to MTAFRSGLIALLATLVLDQASKLWLYFGTDLVMTQPWRLAPFADFVVVWNRGVSYGLFQQEGGLGRWLLVAVSLAAAIGLSVWMRRAGSRLLAVALGLIVGGALGNAIDRAAYGAVFDFVHLHAGAWSWYVFNVADAAIVAGVVGLILDSLRPAPRAPSTDVAGTGGRPQA
- the ileS gene encoding isoleucine tRNA synthetase (Evidence 2b : Function from indirect experimental evidences (e.g. phenotypes); Product type e : enzyme): MSDQTDAAPVAARDYSRTLFLPKTDFPMRAGLPTREPLLLERWKDIGLYEKIRAAAKGRPRFVLHDGPPYANGNIHIGHALNKILKDVVVRSQGALGCDANYVPGWDCHGLPIEWKIEEQYRAKGKNKDEVPVLEFRQQCRAFAAEWLNIQRDEFKRLGVTGDWDHPYSTMAYPAEARIAAELMKFAASGQLYRGSKPVMWSVVEKTALAEAEVEYEEHVSDTVFVAFPIREGAPAELANARVVIWTTTPWTLPANRAVAYSKRVAYGLYRVTEAAEDNWAKVGDSYVLADALAEGVFKAARVEAFERVADVPAANLAGLTLSHPLHGFDAGYGFAVPLLEGEHVTDEAGTGFVHTAPSHGREDFEVWMANGRRLTEAGIDTRIPYTVDADGMLTEEAPGFTGRFVFTAKGDKGDANKALIAALTEVGALVARGVLRHQYPHSWRSKKPVLFRNTPQWFIAMDRPVDALGNRTLRETALHAIEQTQWVPPQGRNRINGMVAGRPDWVVSRQRAWGVPITVFVERETGKVLRDERVNARIAEAFAQEGADAWFAESATERFLAPDYDPANYEKVTDVLDVWFDSGSTHAFVLDDAQAFPGLAGIRRAVDGGPDTVMYLEGSDQHRGWFQSSLLESCGTRGHAPYDVVLTHGFVLDAKGEKMSKSRGNVVAPQNVIKESGADILRLWVAAADYSDDLRIGPEIVKTFAETYRKLRNSLRWMLGSLAHRVPGDDVPFTEMPELERFILHRLAQLDGEIRDAYAAFDTKRIVALLNGFMTGDLSAFYFDVRKDALYCDPISSVTRRAALQVIDEAFRRVVIWLAPVLAFTAEEAWLDRYPSQDGSVHLQTLPETPVEWRDDGLAARWQKIRKVRRVVTGALEVERAAKRIGASLEAAPTVYVSDSDLLGALDGVDFADTCITSAITVRAGEGPADAFRLDEVKGVAVVPERAEGIKCARSWRVTPEVGSDPDYPEVTPRDARALREWDAAHPEAA